The following are encoded in a window of Centroberyx gerrardi isolate f3 chromosome 1, fCenGer3.hap1.cur.20231027, whole genome shotgun sequence genomic DNA:
- the rs1a gene encoding retinoschisin 1a, with the protein MALDARCLLLALLLGANVFISIHAQEPGVSEAWTSRACKCDCEGESPTEFSSIVSPAGSPMVRGVDCMPECPYHRPLGFEAGSVSPDQITCSNQDQYTGWFSSWLPSKAQLNGQGFGCAWLSKFQDSSQWLQIDLREVMVVSGILTQGRCDAEEWITKYSVQYRTDEKLNWIYYKDQTGNNRVFYGNSDRSSSVQNLLRPPIVARYIRILPLGWHTRIALRLELLLCINKCN; encoded by the exons ATGGCTCTCGACGCGCGGTGTCTCCTCCTGGCCCTGCTGCTGGGAGCGAACG TGTTCATCAGCATTCATGCTCAAGAG CCGGGTGTGTCTGAGGCGTGGACCAGCAGGGCTTGTAAGTGTGACTGTGAAGGAGAATCTCCGACCGAGTTTTCCTCCATCGTGTCTCCAGCTGGGTCTCCCATGGTGCGAGGCGTGGACTGCATGCCAG AGTGTCCATACCACAGGCCGCTGGGCTTTGAGGCTGGATCTGTGAGTCCGGACCAGATCACCTGCTCCAACCAGGACCAGTACACCGGCTGGTTCTCCTCCTGGCTCCCCAGCAAGGCCCAGCTCAACGGCCAGGGCTTTGG GTGTGCGTGGCTGTCGAAGTTCCAGGACAGCAGCCAGTGGCTGCAGATCGACCTGAGAGAGGTGATGGTGGTGTCAGGGATCCTCACCCAAGGCCGCTGTGACGCCGAGGAGTGGATCACCAAGTACAGTGTTCAGTACCGCACAGACGAGAAACTCAACTGGATCTATTACAAAGACCAGACCGGAAACAACAGG GTCTTTTATGGTAACTCTGACCGCTCCTCCTCGGTGCAGAACCTCTTGCGCCCGCCCATCGTGGCGCGCTACATCCGCATCCTCCCGCTCGGATGGCACACACGCATCGCTCTGcgcctggagctgctgctctgcataaacaaatgcaactga
- the cdkl5 gene encoding cyclin-dependent kinase-like 5 — protein MLRTLKQDNIVELKEAFRRRGKLYLVFEYVERNMLELLEELPNGAPPDKVRSYIYQLIKAIHWCHKNEIVHRDIKPENLLISSEDVLKLCDFGFARNLSEGTDANYTEYVATRWYRSPELLLGAPYGKAVDMWSVGCILGELSDGQPLFPGESEIDQLFTIQKVLGPLPAEQMKLFYNNPRFHGIRFPSVTHPQTLERRYLGILSGLMLDLMKNLLLLTPTERYLTEQSLNHPAFQPLRQAERERPLPASPNPPRSSKRKAHHHGENTVPTRSHSKSSSSRRSNSKECSSLPRHGDLHHLGNENFLNGNKPAPSSLSPTLHPKSQYMSQTLNRSASSSKDLANNNLPHLLSPKDAKGKTEFDFNLGPSSKLPDPGVKYGHSKPSSSRSQQQQASRHPFLEGKTNTLQSGAEKQHGRHAHSMADSAHGSMSSSSKSSASYLSLSKSHSALSDAKSIGNLSDGRLHPDDPNSNVTAGVGAGARFFPASCLDLNAPSGPPGPPGSPSTRHSDRSGHSPASRGSGNVRMESSTLDSSSRHKSRHKSLAPEEAKAPELLDPGGVGMPSTHTLPSPHESYHYGLGYTSPFSSQQRPHRHSMYVRRERHRPHGVEPGLGALPAPGQGIPTRASSLQLLSPQLQHRTTLTGHSVNSSREDCTDDMTRSEQSPKDMSHPCAPIKDSTRDNTAAFHTQRSKNEVGMYHDPHGEDGGSSKENRMIFSESMPRRVGSFYRVPSPRPDNSSSFHDGVGQGRGPVVPVVPGDPVAMANHSKRQTAFDWTAAEAMVMSPPEPTKEKEKQGFFRAIKKKKKKTQIVPGNGQDHLSLQRASKSSSHHSSRRKNRERSRDRDREREQSRDRDRDRERERERERERERERERERDRGRERERVSDWPPEKPVDSHSQSQPLKSLRRLLHLSPSSSNQAQPPPPPPDLRFQAPLPNPPQPSSKAGYPEARGHTESRGHSGVSSSAQAKSRKASYPLPGQIESSWHVSALQRAEGGQYTPEQLGIKPGQNGPTFTRASRTRMPNLNDLKETAL, from the exons ATGCTTCGGACGCTGAAGCAGGACAACATCGTCGAGCTGAAGGAAGCTTTCCGCAGGAGGGGGAAACTCTACCTCGTCTTTGAATACGTGGAGAGG AACATGCTGGAGCTGTTAGAGGAGCTGCCCAATGGAGCGCCGCCTGACAAAGTCCGCAGCTACATCTACCAGCTGATCAAAGCCATCCACTGGTGTCACAAGAACGAGATAGTGCACAGAG ACATCAAGCCTGAGAATCTGCTCATCAGCTCTGAGGACGTTCTCAAACTCTGCGACTTTG GTTTTGCTCGTAACCTGTCTGAAGGGACAGATGCCAACTACACTGAGTATGTGGCCACAAGGTGGTACCGCTCGCCTGAGCTGCTGTTGGG GGCTCCCTATGGCAAGGCAGTGGACATGTGGTCGGTGGGGTGTATCCTCGGGGAGCTGAGTGACGGACAGCCCTTGTTTCCTGGCGAAAGTGAGATAGATCAG CTCTTCACCATTCAGAAGGTGCTGGGGCCACTCCCTGCAGAACAGATGAAACTCTTCTACAACAACCCTCGCTTTCATGGCATCAGG ttccCCTCGGTTACTCACCCTCAGACTTTGGAGAGGAGGTACCTGGGCATCCTAAGCGGTTTGATGTTGGATCTGATGAAG AACCTGTTGCTGCTAACCCCCACGGAGCGCTATCTGACGGAGCAGAGTCTGAACCACCCAGCCTTCCAGCCgctgaggcaggcagagagagagaggcctctccctgcctctcccaaCCCACCGCGCTCCTCCAAGAGGAAGGCGCACCACCACGGAGAGAACACCGTTCCTACTAG GAGTCATAGTAAGAGCTCAAGCAGTCGTCGCTCCAACAGCAAAGAATGTTCTAGCCTCCCTCGCCATGGAGACCTCCATCACCTAGGCAATGAGAATTTCCTCAACGGTAACAAACCGGCCCCTTCCAGCTTAAGTCCTACCCTCCACCCCAAGAGCCAGTACATGTCCCAGACCCTCAATCGCTCTGCCTCAAGCAGCAAAGACCTGGCCAATAACAACCTGCCTCACCTCCTCAGTCCCAAAGATGCCAAAGGCAAGACAGAGTTTGATTTCAACTTGGGGCCTTCTTCCAAGCTGCCAGATCCTGGGGTCAAGTACGGCCACAGCAAGCCCAGCTCCTCTcgctctcagcagcagcaggccagcCGCCACCCCTTCCTGGAGGGCAAGACCAATACGCTGCAGTCTGGAGCAGAGAAACAACATGGCCGACATGCCCACAGTATGGCAGACTCTGCTCATGGAtccatgtcctcctcctctaaGAGTTCAGCCTCCTATCTCAGCCTGTCCAAGAGCCACAGCGCCCTGAGCGATGCCAAGTCTATAGGGAACCTCAGCGATGGCCGGCTCCACCCAGATGACCCGAACTCCAACGTAACAGCAGGCGTTGGCGCTGGAGCCCGCTTCTTCCCCGCCAGCTGTTTAGACCTCAACGCCCCTTCGGGCCCCCCGGGGCCCCCTGGCAGCCCCTCTACACGACACAGTGATCGCTCTGGGCACAGCCCCGCCTCTCGTGGCAGTGGCAATGTCCGTATGGAGAGCAGCACACTTGACTCCTCTTCTAGACACAAATCGAGACACAAATCTTTGGCACCAG agGAGGCCAAAGCTCCAGAGCTCTTAGACCCAGGAGGAGTGGGGATGCCCTCCACTCACACCCTGCCTTCCCCTCATGAATCTTACCACTATGGCCTGGGCTAtacctcccccttctcctctcagCAGCGGCCTCACCGCCACTCCATGTATGTGAGGAGGGAGCGCCACCGGCCCCACGGAGTGGAGCCTGGGTTGGGGGCCCTGCCCGCACCGGGGCAGGGGATACCGACACGTGccagcagcctgcagctccTCTCCCCGCAGCTCCAGCACCGGACCACCCTCACTGGACACTCTGTGAACTCTTCTAGAGAGGACTGCACTGACGACATGACCAGG AGTGAGCAGTCCCCTAAGGACATGAGCCACCCTTGTGCCCCCATCAAAGACTCTACGAGGGACAACACTGCTGCTTTTCATACGCAGCGCTCTAAAAACGAG GTGGGCATGTACCACGACCCCCACGGTGAGGATGGAGGCTCCTCCAAGGAGAACCGTATGATCTTCAGTGAGTCCATGCCTCGGAGAGTAGGCAGCTTCTACCGAG TCCCCTCCCCCAGACCAGAtaactcctcctccttccacgATGGAGTCGGCCAGGGTCGAGGGCCGGTCGTGCCAGTCGTACCTGGAGACCCCGTTGCCATGGCCAACCACTCCAAACGCCAGACCGCTTTCGACTG GACTGCAGCTGAAGCCATGGTCATGAGTCCTCCAGAGCCCAccaaagagaaggaaaaacagGGCTTCTTCAGagccattaaaaagaaaaagaagaagacgcAAATA GTTCCTGGTAACGGGCAAGACCACCTGTCCCTGCAGAGGGCCTCCAAATCGTCGTCTCACCACAGCAGCCGTCGAAAAAACCGCGAGCGATCCCGAGACAGAGACCGGGAGCGGGAGCAGAGCCGGGACAGAgaccgagacagagagagagagagagagcgggagagagaaagagagagagagagggagagagagagggacagagggagggagagagagagagtcagtgacTGGCCACCAGAGAAGCCAGTCGACTCACACTCTCAG AGCCAGCCACTGAAGTCCCTTCGCAGACTCCTgcacctctccccctcctcctctaaccaagctcagcctcctcctcctcctccagacctACGCTTCCAAgcccccctccccaaccccccGCAGCCCTCCTCCAAAGCGGGCTATCCTGAAGCCAGGGGGCACACCGAGAGCAGGGGGCACTCCGGGGTGAGCAGCTCCGCCCAGGCCAAGAGTCGCAAGGCCAGCTACCCCCTCCCGGGACAGATCGAGTCCAGCTGGCACGTGTCCGCCTTACAGCGGGCAGAGGGGGGGCAGTACACCCCCGAACAGCTGGGCATCAAGCCGGGGCAGAACGGACCCACCTTCACCCGCGCCTCCCGCACCAGGATGCCAAACCTCAACGACCTGAAGGAGACCGCGCTGTAA